The following nucleotide sequence is from Candidatus Zixiibacteriota bacterium.
ATCATTTATGCCCTCGATATCTTTTACCAGCCGTGATTGGCCGGTTTCGACAGCCATAGCATAGATATAGAAATCGCGGTTATTAGCTTCATTTGAGTAATAATAAATCGTCTTCGAATCCGGACCCCATATTACCGAACCAAATCTTACATCCAGTTTGTCGGTTAATGCTTTTATTCTGCCGGTATTAGGATTCATCAAATATATCTGACTTCTCTCATTACCGCCGCGGCAGGCCATAACAATCATTTTAGAACCATCCGGGGATATATTATAACCGTTGATGCCGTCATCAAAGAAAGTCAGACGGTACGGCCAGCCTTCCTTGGTGATTTTATATATCTGCATTTCGCCGGAAATGGAGGAAGCAAAGTATATCATGCCATCAATCGGGGAAATTTCTCCCATGCCGGCACCGCCTATTTGCATGAAAGTGGCTATATCGGGAATGTATTCATCATCAGCTTGTAAAATGGGACTTGAAACAAATAACATCAGTACGATAATGATATTAATTATTCTTAACATGTTAATCCTTTCATTAATTTTAAAAGCAAAACAACTCCATAATATTAAAATACGATATTCCTGCTGATGGGTTTCCAAAGTTTAATTAATATTATCTCTTAATCGCTGCCAGCAAATCAGACACAATCTCATCCCGCACCCGTTGGCCGGCATTCTTGTATGCTTTCAAACCGGCCTTATCAAAATTCAGATCGATACCCTTGATATCATGAAGCGACTGTTTGTAAAGCTCCTCGCCTTTATTCCTATCATATACTAAGACCGAAAAATTAACAAAAGAGGAGTACATTTCACCCATTATTTCAGAACCCTGCTTAGATTGAGCCTCGATTGTGATAATATAATCGGCGGTGTTTTTATTATCGATAAAGCTGAAACCATAATAGGAAAGAGCATCCTTAAACGCCGGCTCAATCGCTGGAATGTCCAGTTGATATCCCATATGAGTCTCGCTGGATTTAATATAGGCCGTGATGTTGGAAACGCTTAGTTCTATTTGCTCTGATGGTATAGTGAAACTGTTAACAATCCCTTTGATTATTGGGGATGCTTCATCCAAGGCTATCATACCGCTGATATCAAGTTTAACTTGAATTATCTGGATAGCATCGAATGCTTTTATTTTAGAAATGCGGCATTTCGCTATACCCTGCTGGTCTGTTCGAGCTTTTTCAACCAAATCACCGGAACCGCGAGTGAATGCAAAAGATAGAGGCAGATTCGAGATTCCAAATTCGTCGCCATCCGCAGCTTTATAGACAGCCGCTACTTCCAATGATCTTTTTAATGGCTGGCCTATTTTTGCCTCCATTTTACTGCTGGTTGGCTTTAATTCAATTTTGCTTAAAAGATTTTGTATAGATGAATAAATCTCGTTGAACAGATAAATCCGCAAGCCCTCAAAATCGACCTCAAGCGTTTGGGCTATATATTTTTCTATTGGGTTTAAAGCCTGCAAATAAAACTGTAAGGCGCCGCTTATATCGTTTTGCCTTTCGCTGTTTTTAGCTTTTGTGAATAAATCCAGCGACAACCTAACAGCTCTATCGATTTTCTCCTGCTTATTAAGAGCATATTGCCCTTTCGATAACCTGTAATACACCCAGTAACTGCTGTAATCCTCCCAGGTATCGACAAGCTCATAGCCTTCCAATTCGGCTTTTGTCGAGGTGTGAATATGGCTTTTAAACTCATCCTCAATCATTCCCGAACGTTCGATAACAGTTTGATATGTTTCACCGGAGATATTTACCGCTATTTGCGATGCCAGGTCGTTCAAAGCGGCATCCTTAGCCATCTGGATATGTTCTTGGCTATCGGGACTTTTTGCAACGACTCCAATTCCGATATAATAAAGCTTGCTTATCGGATGTTCGGTAACCCAGCCCGGAGCATCTGATTTTTGTAATAGTTTATTCTTAGCCAAATCCTGTTTTTTACCGCCGGCGCAGGAAAATATAATTGATGTAATTAATATTAAGGGCAATAAATATTTTATGTTAATGGAATTCATTATTATCTCCGGTGGGTTATGATGGTCAAGACCGCGAGATGGTCTTGACCTATAATCAATCAACTGCTCTAAAACACTATGCCGGCAGTTATGCCAATAAACGAAGTGGTTTCATCTTCAGTAAAAATGAACCTCATCAGTCCCTGAAATATAATATTGTTATTACCCGCCGGAAGTTCAAGACCAGCGCCAGCGGCTAAACCCATCTTGTTTTCGTCAGCTTTAACTGTCTATTCCTCGTTATCTACCGATACTGTTGTTTCTCCCGACAGCATATTATAGGTTCCCATTCCGAATATGAATATCTGAGAGCTGGCAGTTGCCGGAGTTAGATAGGGCCGCAAACCGACACCTAATTCAATTACATTGAAATTGCCTTCTGCTTCCATATCATAATCATCTAAATCCATACCATAATTATACCAGTAATAATCCTCCCATTCATCTATAAAGTCATCTACATAAGTATCTCCATCAAAGGTAAATAACTCGTAGGCGCCGCTCAGTGTAACGCCGATATTGGGCGAAGGAAATAAAACATATTGCCCATGCAAACTGAATCCGGTCTTGTAATAATCTTTAAAAACTTCCGGGCCTAATGGAATAGCGCCGCCCGCAAATAATTCAAGCTGGGACCGCCTTATCTGGGCAAATGCCTGAGTAGACATAATAACCAGCAAGAAAATCATCACAAACATTAACCAACGTCTCATACTCTCATCCTTTCCTGTTTTTTTTCAGTTGCTTTCATAGATAAACTAAATAATCTGAATTTAATTTACTTGGTTTGAACTTTATCGTTTACTTGCGGCAAACCGTTTATGTTTTTAATAATTTTTACTTTCGAGTAGCTGTCATAAACATCAATAGCCTGCACTTCGCAGATTTTATCTTTCTTAATATCAAGAGTATCCCCGCTTACCGGATGGATAATAGGTTCGCCTTCCCTGTATATATGGCACTTCATGCCTTTTTTGAGTCCCTGACCGCTGCCCATATCAATCAACAACGATCCCAATTCAGATTGAATAACTATGCCGTTTAAAATCGGCATATCCATATTTAATTTACGGGTTACCTCCCCAATCATTTTCGAAAGACTTAATAATGATAGATTTTTACTGTAGGCATCCTGTGAGGAAATTATTACGGCGGTTTCGGTATCGACAAGACGAGCATCAACCGAAACAGACCTGCCATCGCTGGTGATGCTTCCGAATACTACCACATCAACACCTGCAGTTTTGCCAACCTCAATCGCTGTTGATTGGTCAATTATGCCGGTTAAACCAAGTTTTTGCTCCTTAAGGATGCTCTCAAGCTGCGACCTTTCAATAACTCTAAACCGATTCAAATGATGGAATTCGGTAATCATCTTATCAAACAGGTCGATATCACCAAACTCAGCGCCGATGCCTTTGGTCTCAAATGGCAAAATAGCAATACTCAGCCTGTCTCCAAAAAGCTGGGATTTGTCGCTCGGCGGAGATATTGTCTCATTTTTATCATCAGCAGGTTGAGTTCGATAATCAGAGTCTGTCTCATAAGATGGGTTTGTTTTGGCTCCGGGATGCCCCTCATCTATTAAATCCATAAGCCTTCTTGCTTTTTTCGAGGGGCTTTGCTTAAGCGATAAAGACAGTTCTTCTCTGGCGCGAGTTATATCGCCCAGATTGTAGAAACATGTTCCCATTTCCCGATGCGGATAATATTCTAT
It contains:
- a CDS encoding LPP20 family lipoprotein; translation: MNSINIKYLLPLILITSIIFSCAGGKKQDLAKNKLLQKSDAPGWVTEHPISKLYYIGIGVVAKSPDSQEHIQMAKDAALNDLASQIAVNISGETYQTVIERSGMIEDEFKSHIHTSTKAELEGYELVDTWEDYSSYWVYYRLSKGQYALNKQEKIDRAVRLSLDLFTKAKNSERQNDISGALQFYLQALNPIEKYIAQTLEVDFEGLRIYLFNEIYSSIQNLLSKIELKPTSSKMEAKIGQPLKRSLEVAAVYKAADGDEFGISNLPLSFAFTRGSGDLVEKARTDQQGIAKCRISKIKAFDAIQIIQVKLDISGMIALDEASPIIKGIVNSFTIPSEQIELSVSNITAYIKSSETHMGYQLDIPAIEPAFKDALSYYGFSFIDNKNTADYIITIEAQSKQGSEIMGEMYSSFVNFSVLVYDRNKGEELYKQSLHDIKGIDLNFDKAGLKAYKNAGQRVRDEIVSDLLAAIKR